From a region of the Neodiprion fabricii isolate iyNeoFabr1 chromosome 7, iyNeoFabr1.1, whole genome shotgun sequence genome:
- the LOC124186007 gene encoding dihydrolipoyllysine-residue succinyltransferase component of 2-oxoglutarate dehydrogenase complex, mitochondrial → MAGAMLSNYSRCVPRALFRIVSSPTTNARAARSLHQRRGKGRVLAAISGEQQFPEGTKAAVCTKNNFNQHWKTHVRHIRSTSSLWELKDVTVPPFAESVSEGDVRWDKKAGDQVKEDDVLCEIETDKTSVPVPTPVSGVIKEIFAKDGDTVKAGQKLCSIDVGASGGAAPAAAKADAPKPTPPPPPPPSPAAAAPKPAAPTPQPTQVTPPPPPPKPTTPPASRPPTPQAPTASMPVAAIKHAQSLEGARVQLPPEDYSREIIGTRTEQRVKMNRMRLRIAERLKDAQNTNAMLTTFNEIDMSQIMEFRKANQEMFMKKYGLKLGFMSAFIAASSYALKDQPVVNAVIDGNEIVYRDFVDISVAVATPKGLVVPVLRSVENKNFAEIEIALAALGDKAKKGKISVEDMDGGTFTISNGGVFGSLMGTPIINPPQSAILGMHGVFDRPIAVKGQVVIRPMMYIALTYDHRLIDGREAVMFLRKIKNAVEDPRVILAGL, encoded by the exons ATGGCCGGGGCGATGCTGTCCAATTATTCCCGGTGCGTGCCTCGCGCTCTGTTTCGCATCGTATCTTCGCCCACGACGAACGCCAGG gcGGCAAGATCGCTTCATCAACGACGCGGCAAAG GTCGAGTGCTAGCCGCAATCTCTGGAGAGCAGCAGTTTCCCGAAGGAACAAAGGCGGCAGT ATGTACGAAAAATAACTTCAATCAGCATTGGAAAACGCACGTCAGGCATATCAGGTCTACATCGTCGTTGT GGGAGCTGAAAGATGTGACCGTACCTCCATTCGCTGAGAGTGTAAGCGAAGGTGACGTCAGATGGGATAAGAAAGCTGGGGATCAAGTGAAGGAGGATGACGTACTTTGCGAAATTGAGACTGACAAG acttcCGTCCCAGTCCCTACGCCCGTTTCTGGCGTCATTAAGGAGATATTTGCCAAGGATGGAGACACCGTTAAGGCTGGTCAAAAATTGTGTTCAATCGACGTTGGAGCTAGCGGTGGAGCCGCGCCTGCTGCTGCGAAAGCGGACGCACCAAAACCaacccctccccctcctcctcctccaagCCCTGCAGCAGCTGCACCCAAACCCGCAGCTCCAACACCCCAACCAACTCAGGTAACTCccccacctcctcctcctaaACCTACAACTCCACCCGCCTCGCGACCTCCTACACCTCAGGCACCGACAGCATCGATGCCTGTTGCTGCGATAAAACACGCCCAG tccCTAGAGGGAGCGAGAGTTCAGCTACCACCCGAGGACTACAGTCGTGAAATTATCGGCACAAGAACGGAACAACGAGTGAAGATGAACAGGATGCGGCTGCGCATAGCAGAGAGGCTAAAAGATGCCCAAAACACGAACGCGATGCTAACAACGTTCAATGAAATCGACATGAG CCAGATAATGGAATTCCGCAAGGCGAACCAAGAAATGTTCATGAAGAAGTATGGACTCAAGTTGGGATTCATGAGCGCATTCATAGCGGCAAGTTCATACGCTTTGAAAGACCAGCCGGTTGTTAACGCGGTGATAGATGGCAACGAGATCGTCTACAGGGATTTCGTCGACATCAGCGTTGCCGTTGCAACACCTAAGGGTCTGGTTGTTCCTGTACTCCGCAGCGTTGAGAACAAGAACTTTGCGGAGATAGAAATAGCACTCGCCGCTCTCGGAGACAAGGCCAAGAAGGGTAAAATATCCGTCGAAGACATGGACGGCGGCACATTTACTATAAGCAATGGCGGTGTCTTCGGTTCTCTTATGGGAACGCCGATAATAAATCCACCGCAGAGCGCGATTCTCGGTATGCATGGCGTTTTCGACAGACCGATAGCAGTGAAAGGACAG GTCGTTATTCGACCAATGATGTACATCGCACTGACGTACGATCATCGACTGATCGACGGACGTGAAGCGGTAATGTTCTTGCGCAAAATAAAGAACGCAGTAGAAGATCCTCGAGTAATATTAGCAGGTTTGTAA
- the LOC124186012 gene encoding ubiquinol-cytochrome-c reductase complex assembly factor 2 has translation MAGFYKKYLTLLQSWPLDKSKVGKDLGQHIRDQVKLAFSKGDLNNVDEKRCDSYYNSLERIASNRYGKLYKRSFNSTASGLTQEQCNSVLSPEFLEFWQEEERGLLSRTARLFRRKKHVSTDD, from the exons ATGGCCGGTTTTTACAAGAAGTATCTCACGCTGCTCCAATCCTGGCCTTTGGATAAATCGAAAGTAGGCAA GGATTTGGGCCAGCACATCAGGGATCAGGTGAAGCTGGCATTTTCCAAAGGCGATTTGAACAACGTGGACGAGAAGCGCTGCGATTCTTACTATAATAGTCTGGAAAGGATTGCTAGCAATCGTTACGGAAAATTGTACAAGCGCTCATTCAACAGTACAGCGAGTGGCTTAACCCAGGAACAGTGCAACTCGGTACTGTCGCCGGAGTTTCTTGAGTTTTGGCAGGAAGAGGAAAGGGGTCTTCTGTCTAGAACGGCAAGGTTGTTCCGAAGAAAAAAGCATGTCTCTACGGACGATTAG
- the LOC124186009 gene encoding probable methyltransferase-like protein 15 homolog, whose product MQTENASALHVPVMADTVLKYIEPKPKQTFVDMTFGAGGHATRILDSVPDSKVFALDRDPAAHELAHELAAKYPGRVIPLLGRFSELPNLFRELKVRQGTIDGILFDFGCSSMQFDVANRGFSVSKDGPLDMRMDGFRCPEQPTVADVLARADEEDLARIIKVYGEEKQAKKIARAIIEVRYSFKKLETTRELAQLVDSALGSVPRQDMLGRYTSNATKTFQAFRIFVNNELNEINYGMFVAERYLKPGGRLLTIAFHSLEDTIVKRHISGNISGDVANTLPLKYVSYGMCHEKYEVESLMQSPWEMLHKHVITPTIDEVESNPRSRSAKFRAAICMK is encoded by the coding sequence ATGCAGACAGAAAATGCGAGCGCGCTTCACGTCCCGGTCATGGCTGACACTGTTTTGAAATACATTGAACCAAAACCGAAACAGACTTTTGTTGACATGACGTTCGGTGCCGGCGGTCACGCGACAAGGATTTTAGACTCTGTCCCAGACTCAAAGGTATTCGCACTAGATCGTGACCCGGCGGCTCATGAATTGGCCCACGAATTGGCGGCTAAGTATCCAGGCAGAGTTATTCCTCTACTAGGCAGGTTTTCCGAACTACCCAACCTCTTCAGAGAGCTTAAAGTCAGGCAGGGAACTATTGACGGTATTTTGTTCGACTTTGGCTGTTCGTCGATGCAGTTCGACGTTGCCAACAGAGGGTTTTCAGTGTCCAAGGATGGGCCGCTGGACATGAGAATGGACGGTTTCAGGTGTCCGGAACAACCAACAGTGGCTGACGTTCTCGCCAGAGCGGACGAAGAGGATTTAGCTAGGATAATAAAAGTTTACGGGGAGGAAAAGCAGGCAAAGAAAATAGCCAGGGCTATAATTGAAGTTCGGTATTCTTTCAAGAAGCTTGAAACTACACGCGAACTTGCTCAGCTTGTCGATTCGGCACTTGGCAGTGTACCGAGACAAGACATGCTGGGCAGGTACACCAGCAACGCGACTAAGACCTTCCAGGCTTTCAGGATATTTGTTAATAAcgaattgaatgaaatcaaTTACGGAATGTTCGTTGCCGAAAGGTATCTCAAACCTGGAGGTAGGCTTCTTACCATTGCTTTTCACTCCCTCGAAGATACAATCGTAAAGAGACATATTTCTGGTAATATTTCTGGTGACGTGGCCAATACCCTGCCGCTTAAGTACGTCAGTTACGGCATGTGTCACGAAAAATACGAGGTTGAATCCCTGATGCAAAGCCCTTGGGAAATGCTCCATAAGCATGTCATCACTCCGACCATCGACGAGGTCGAATCCAATCCTCGTTCTAGATCCGCCAAGTTCAGAGCCGCAATTTGTATGAAGTAA